One window from the genome of Cucumis melo cultivar AY chromosome 12, USDA_Cmelo_AY_1.0, whole genome shotgun sequence encodes:
- the LOC103501752 gene encoding cysteine proteinase inhibitor 5 — MNSRSATFLFLTLLLTPLLAAAWKRSVPGGWSKISDVKDPHVEEIAKFAVAQYNEQSKGVAIEFKRVESGETQVVAGTNYRLVIDAKRGESIGKYEALVWEKPWENFKKLQSFKPVA; from the coding sequence ATGAATTCCCGCTCCGCTACCTTCCTCTTCCTCACCCTCCTCCTCACCCCCCTTCTCGCCGCTGCTTGGAAGCGCTCAGTGCCCGGCGGCTGGAGTAAGATCTCAGACGTCAAAGATCCGCACGTTGAAGAGATCGCAAAGTTCGCGGTCGCCCAGTACAACGAGCAATCCAAAGGCGTTGCAATCGAATTCAAACGCGTCGAGAGTGGCGAAACTCAGGTGGTTGCCGGAACCAATTACCGCCTCGTGATCGATGCCAAGAGAGGCGAATCGATTGGCAAATATGAGGCGTTGGTTTGGGAGAAGCCATGGGagaatttcaagaaacttcaaTCCTTCAAGCCTGTTGCCTAA
- the LOC127144155 gene encoding secreted RxLR effector protein 161-like, producing the protein METIPYASIVGSLLYAQTCTRPDISFAVGMLGRYQSNSGMDHWKVAKKVLRYLQGTKDYMLTYKRSDHLEVIGYSDSDFAGCVDTRKSTFGYLFLLAEGAIS; encoded by the coding sequence ATGGAAACTATTCCTTATGCATCTATTGTTGGAAGCTTATTGTATGCACAGACTTGCACTAGACCAGATATCAGTTTTGCTGTGGGTATGCTAGGCAGATATCAAAGTAATTCAGGAATGGATCATTGGAAAGTTGCAAAGAAAGTTTTAAGGTATCTGCAAGGAACAAAGGATTATATGCTTACTTACAAGAGATCTGATCATCTTGAGGTGATTGGATATTCAGATTCAGATTTTGCCGGATGTGTGGATACAAGAAAATCCACTTTTGGCTATTTGTTCCTGTTAGCTGAAGGAGCAATTTCATGA